One genomic region from Myripristis murdjan chromosome 7, fMyrMur1.1, whole genome shotgun sequence encodes:
- the emilin3a gene encoding EMILIN-3: MHSVKALSLFIAMTLFSSLVETKFHRPFHYNPYKAGPSQHHDPGKPTSRHKNHCAYVVEKTVSFTVQDGAAPYVKAEYNKCSWGQKCPTLQYRLLYKPIYKVAHKTVTELEWRCCPGYSGYGCMEGHSAYHPPMKFMPPFKGPPFKGPQFKGPQHKGPMFKAPLFKGPPVKANPWSQPKGPPPSSINSYPMRHFGPPMSSSYPDTSFEPFPSEPQPVQEHEELHHSEQEQEQEHGHDPQHSHEPEEHVPVETAPPPGGEEYEGPALDSETEERLDRMEEDVHRLNQGLETLRGTMNGLEDSLRASLREDANRMLSALLSATPGPVPAPALATSHSEVGFGDIPAGDPESEGLDGRHVFSGLGELSGRLEELRAELQAKTAELQELRSTVMGHDGVLKKLSHGAKLGSGANGTQEGDTQKAMEKLVDAKLSGARTEILGGFEKHVENSEGRCEEKAGEVHRQCQREQAERQEQLEEALDGSTMILRTELRNLQAQIHDLKATNGCCGRMNGLAERVQLLEVSVTGLNQSQGHLRVELGGHKDHIEGMLEGRLGYVEAKLNLTGKTKSAEMGGRSTVSERGETVLEARLEGKLKALEGRLLAAVEELGNATAPALLEGHAVPTLETELESLRGRLEMDLDRVQKHLNSLEILCSSSCSSPSTSSAIQGDDAASSADLLADENMRGMLDTQVDRLNSLNTTLQDILSRLTFRDQQEGAKGEPSVQEELTILAFNVRSVNRTLKGLQDSMGLVVSKVGQANSTWHEREARLAQQMKGMVQLVGRQASMLGSGERRLTRLKSELQEMKRRLAGELQGCRSTALGVKKEVIEVGGRVASVEDQCKSLNHMTEDLERIREELERQSDGLLSQVNGTLSSHAQQLSDLRDGLKNCTTKMEPTQQSVELEPEQRRGDTFTLI; the protein is encoded by the exons ATGCATTCTGTGAAGGCATTGAGTCTTTTTATTGCCATGACACTTTTTTCATCACTGGTGGAAACCAAGTTCCACAGGCCGTTCCACTACAACCCCTATAAGGCTGGGCCAAGTCAACACCATGATCCAGGAAAACCCACCAGCAGACACAA GAACCACTGTGCCTATGTTGTTGAAAAGACGGTGTCCTTCACTGTGCAGGATGGGGCAGCCCCTTATGTGAAAGCTGAGTACAACAAGTGTTCCTGGGGGCAAAAATGTCCAACTCTCCA ATACCGCCTGCTGTACAAACCAATCTACAAAGTGGCACATAAAACTGTCACAGAGCTGGAGTGGCGTTGTTGCCCAGGGTATTCTGGCTATGGCTGTATGGAGGGACATTCAGCTTATCACCCCCCCATGAAATTCATGCCACCATTCAAGGGGCCGCCATTCAAAGGTCCACAGTTTAAGGGCCCACAGCACAAGGGTCCAATGTTCAAAGCTCCTCTGTTCAAGGGTCCACCAGTGAAAGCAAACCCATGGAGTCAACCCAAAGGACCTCCACCCAGCAGTATTAACTCTTACCCCATGCGTCACTTTGGGCCTCCAATGTCCTCCTCCTACCCAGACACCTCCTTTGAGCCTTTTCCCTCCGAGCCACAACCAGTGCAGGAGCATGAGGAGCTGCATCACTCAGAGcaagagcaagagcaagagcATGGGCATGACCCTCAGCACAGTCATGAGCCTGAGGAACATGTCCCAGTGGAAACAGCTCCCCCTCCTGGTGGTGAAGAGTATGAAG GCCCAGCTCTAGACAgcgagacagaggagagactgGATCGAATGGAGGAGGACGTCCATCGTCTGAACCAGGGCCTGGAGACTTTGAGAGGCACCATGAACGGACTGGAGGACAGCTTACGAGCCTCGCTAAGAGAGGATGCCAACAGGatgctctctgctctgctttctgcTACCCCTGGTCCTGTTCCTGCTCCAGCGCTGGCTACCAGTCACTCCGAGGTAGGCTTTGGAGACATTCCTGCTGGAGACCCCGAGTCAGAGGGTTTGGATGGCAGGCATGTGTTTTCAGGCCTGGGGGAACTGAGTGGGAGGCTGGAGGAGCTCAGGGCAGAACTACAAGCCAagactgcagagctgcaggagctcAGATCAACAGTGATGGGTCATGATGGAGTATTGAAGAAGCTGTCACATGGGGCAAAATTGGGATCTGGCGCCAATGGGACTCAGGAGGGAGACACTCAGAAGGCTATGGAGAAGCTGGTGGATGCCAAGCTTAGTGGAGCAAGGACAGAGATCCTGGGTGGGTTTGAGAAGCATGTGGAGAACTCAGAGGGCCGATGCGAGGAGAAAGCTGGGGAGGTGCATCGTCAGTGTCAGAGGGAGCAAGCTGAGAGGCaagagcagctggaggaggcccTGGATGGCAGCACCATGATCCTGAGGACAGAGCTGAGAAACCTCCAGGCACAGATCCATGATCTGAAGGCCACAAACGGCTGCTGTGGTAGAATGAATGGTCTGGCTGAGAGGGTGCAGCTGTTGGAGGTGTCAGTGACAGGCCTGAACCAGTCCCAGGGTCACCTCAGAGTGGAGCTGGGTGGACACAAGGACCACATTGAGGGTATGCTAGAGGGGCGGCTGGGGTATGTGGAGGCCAAGCTCAACCTGACTGGGAAGACAAAAAGTGCCGAGATGGGAGGGAGGAGCACTGTCTCGGAGAGAGGTGAGACAGTCCTAGAGGCCAGACTGGAGGGCAAGCTGAAGGCTCTGGAGGGACGTTTGCTGGCCGCTGTGGAAGAACTGGGCAACGCCACTGCCCCTGCTCTGCTGGAGGGCCACGCTGTACCCACTCTGGAGACAGAGCTGGAGTCTCTCCGAGGGAGGCTGGAGATGGATTTGGACAGAGTGCAGAAGCACCTGAACAGCCTGGAGattctctgctcttcctcctgctcctcccctTCAACTTCTTCTGCCATCCAGGGAGATGATGCTGCATCAAGTGCTGACCTGTTAGCAGATGAGAACATGAGGGGGATGCTGGACACTCAGGTTGACCGTTTGAACAGCCTCAACACCACCCTGCAGGACATCCTGAGTCGTTTGACCTTCAGGGACCAACAAGAAGGAGCAAAGGGAGAACCCTCTGTCCAGGAAGAGCTCACAATCCTTGCATTCAACGTCCGCTCTGTGAATCGTACCCTGAAAGGCCTGCAGGACTCTATGGGACTAGTGGTAAGCAAGGTGGGTCAAGCCAACAGCACCTGGCATGAGAGAGAGGCACGTCTGGCCCAGCAGATGAAAGGCATGGTCCAGCTGGTGGGACGTCAGGCGTCCATGCTTGGGTCTGGTGAGCGTAGACTGACCCGACTCAAAAGCGAGCTGCAGGAGATGAAGAGGCGACTTGCTGGTGAGCTCCAGGGCTGCCGGAGCACAGCTCTGGGGGTCAAGAAGGAGGTGATTGAGGTAGGAGGGCGTGTTGCCAGTGTGGAGGACCAGTGCAAGAGCCTGAATCACATGACAGAGGACTTGGAGAGAATCAGGGAGGAATTGGAAAGGCAGTCAGATGGGCTTCTCTCTCAAGTCAACGGGACCCTCTCCAGCCATGCTCAGCAGCTGTCTGACCTGAGAGATGGACTCAAAAACTGCACCACAAAGATGGAGCCCACACAGCAGAGTGTAGAGCTGGAGCCAGAGCAGAGACGAGGAGACACATTCACCCtgatttag